Genomic segment of Mucilaginibacter sabulilitoris:
GGTAAAGTTGCAGGTGTTGATGTAAGTGTTAACAGTAATGCACCAGGTGCTGCCGCAAAGGTGCGTATCAGGGGTATCGGTTCCGTCAACTCAAATATTGACCCTACTTATGTGGTTGACGGTGTAGTTGGTGTTGACCCTAACTCTATCAATCCTAATGATATCGCATCTATCGAAGTTTTGAAAGATGCGTCGTCAACAGCAATTTACGGTGTACGTGGCGCCAATGGCGTGGTCATGGTAACTACCAAACGTGGCCGCAAAGGAGCAACTACCATTAGCTATGAAGGAAATGTAAACAGGAGTGATTTGTATCGTTCTGTGCCAACACTTAATTCTAAAGAGTTTGTTGACATTTACAATCAATCATTTGCCAATGGTGCAAAATTTGACCCTACCGGTGCTGTTCAAACACCAGCAAAGGCGTTAAACCACACCAATTTCCCTTTACTGTTTGATACCAATAACAATCCTATTTATGATACTAACTGGGAAAAGGAAACTTACAAACCGGTTTATTCACAAAGCCATCAATTGAATGTTCAGGGTGGCAGCGAAAAATCTGTTTATAGTTTATCATTAGGCTATCTTAACCAAAATGGCTTAACACCAACCTCTAACTTTAAACGCTATTCAGTTAAAATGACTATGGATAACGATGTTAAAGATTGGTTGAAACTTGGTGGAAGCATCAACGGTGTTTTTAGCCGTCAGCGTTTAGTGTCAGACGGTAATGGCGGTTTGAACGTCCCTCGTGCTGTGAGCGAAGAAGTGCCAATTGTGCCGGTTAAATATCCTGACGGTACCTGGGCTGGTAACTATGATATTGCCGGTTTAGAAGGTGCTCCAAACCCTGTACAAACTTCAAATGAGCGTTATGCACTTAACAACACATTACAGGTTTTAGGTAACATTTATGCTCAAATCAAGATCTCATCTGAACTTGATTTCAAAACAGACTTTGGTTATACCCTTGCCTCACAAAAAAATGATTTATATTCGGGTTTAAACTTACAGCACATGTCTGCCGATCAGGGTGGTGTTGCAAGTATCAATTCCAATACAAACTATTTCTGGCAAACTGAAAACTACCTTACCTGGAACAAAAAAATCAATGACCACCAAAGATTTACAGCATTAGCTGGTATATCCTTCAGCAGGGCTGTGTATGAACGATCAAATGTAGAAACACAGAACTTTATTGATGATTTTTTTCAATATAACAACCTTGGTGCAGGTTCTGTAAGAAGCGTGTCTACTTCTGATGAAAACCCAAGTGTTCCGGGGGCGCTTTATCCAGGCTCTTTAAACTCGTACTACGGTCGTATCAGCTATAATATTGATGAGAAGTATTTATTCACTGCAACCGGTCGTTATGATGGTTCATCAAGGTTCAGCAGCAAAAATAAATTCGCTTTCTTCCCATCAGTAGGTGCCGCATGGCGCGTATCTCAGGAAGATTTCCTGAAAAACAGTGAAACGGTATCTAACTTGAAATTAAGGGCCAGTTTTGGCTACACAGGTAACCAGGAAATTGGTAACTACCGTTCATTAGCTCAGTATGGCACAGGTCAAACTGCGCAAGGTGGACAAGCGGTTATCTCTTTATTACCGAGCTACCTGGGTAACCCTGACCTGAAATGGGAAAGAACCCGCCAGATAGATGGTGGTATCGAGTTAGGTTTATTCCACGGTCGTGTTAATTTAGATGCCGATTACTATCAACGTACTACTACCGACATCTTATTACAGGCACCTATTCCATGGAGTGCAGGTTTTACCACAGCAAACGTTTATAAAAACGTAGGTTCGATGAAAAACTCAGGTGTTGAATTAAGCTTAAGCACTGTGAACGTTAAAAGTTCAGATTTTGAGTGGGTAACCAATTTTATATTTGCAGCTAACCAAAACAAAGTTACCAAACTGAATGATGGTGGTGCCGATATATTCCCTGGCCCGAACTTCTTAGGACAAAACTATGTAATACGTGTTGGCGCGCCAATAGGCTCATTTTATGGTATGACCCGTTTAGGAACCTATGGCGACAATGCAGCTGATATTGCTGAAGCCGCTAAACATGGTTTAAAAGCAGGTGACCGTAAATACATTTACAATGCCGATGGTAGCAATTATTATAGCATTATCGGTCGTTCAAATCCAAAATGGACTGGTAACTTTAACAGTACCATCAAATACAAAAACTGGGATTTTTCATTTGATATCCGTTTTGTACAGGGCGTAAATACGGCTGCTAACTTTAAACACTCTTCTGAAGACAGGCAAACTATCTCAAACAGCTTAAAAACGGTATTGAATGGTTGGACTCCAACTAACCAGAACACCATGATTTCACAAGTGCGTAACTACAAATATGCACAGGATTCACACTTTGATACCTGGTGGGTTGAAGATGGTTCATTTATCCGCGGTCAAAATTTTGTGTTGGGCTACAGCTTACCGGCTTCTGTGTTGAAAAGCATGAACGTGAGCCGTTTCCGTATTTATGCAAGTGTTCAGAACCTGTTTGTTATTACTGATTATACAGGTTATGATCCTGAGGTTGATACGTTCAACACTGTTTATGGTTCAAACCCTGCATTTTCGCAGAACATCGACTTCTTTGCTAACCCACGTCCCCGCGTTTGGAACTTAGGTGTGCAGGTAGGATTTTAAAACTTGTGGTATGAT
This window contains:
- a CDS encoding SusC/RagA family TonB-linked outer membrane protein, which produces MKKKLIYSILFSLLSLQVMAQIKISGKVTSSQDNLPLPAVSIKIKGTAAGTLTDANGNYTIQLTNANSVLVFSYTGFATQEVNTAGKSTIDVKLQETSSALNEVVVIGYGTAKKSDLTGSVTTVKAEQLLDKPVPNLSQALQGKVAGVDVSVNSNAPGAAAKVRIRGIGSVNSNIDPTYVVDGVVGVDPNSINPNDIASIEVLKDASSTAIYGVRGANGVVMVTTKRGRKGATTISYEGNVNRSDLYRSVPTLNSKEFVDIYNQSFANGAKFDPTGAVQTPAKALNHTNFPLLFDTNNNPIYDTNWEKETYKPVYSQSHQLNVQGGSEKSVYSLSLGYLNQNGLTPTSNFKRYSVKMTMDNDVKDWLKLGGSINGVFSRQRLVSDGNGGLNVPRAVSEEVPIVPVKYPDGTWAGNYDIAGLEGAPNPVQTSNERYALNNTLQVLGNIYAQIKISSELDFKTDFGYTLASQKNDLYSGLNLQHMSADQGGVASINSNTNYFWQTENYLTWNKKINDHQRFTALAGISFSRAVYERSNVETQNFIDDFFQYNNLGAGSVRSVSTSDENPSVPGALYPGSLNSYYGRISYNIDEKYLFTATGRYDGSSRFSSKNKFAFFPSVGAAWRVSQEDFLKNSETVSNLKLRASFGYTGNQEIGNYRSLAQYGTGQTAQGGQAVISLLPSYLGNPDLKWERTRQIDGGIELGLFHGRVNLDADYYQRTTTDILLQAPIPWSAGFTTANVYKNVGSMKNSGVELSLSTVNVKSSDFEWVTNFIFAANQNKVTKLNDGGADIFPGPNFLGQNYVIRVGAPIGSFYGMTRLGTYGDNAADIAEAAKHGLKAGDRKYIYNADGSNYYSIIGRSNPKWTGNFNSTIKYKNWDFSFDIRFVQGVNTAANFKHSSEDRQTISNSLKTVLNGWTPTNQNTMISQVRNYKYAQDSHFDTWWVEDGSFIRGQNFVLGYSLPASVLKSMNVSRFRIYASVQNLFVITDYTGYDPEVDTFNTVYGSNPAFSQNIDFFANPRPRVWNLGVQVGF